A genome region from Gadus macrocephalus chromosome 15, ASM3116895v1 includes the following:
- the rrbp1a gene encoding ribosome-binding protein 1a isoform X5: MDIYEPQTLGILVFGGFMVISAIGIVLVSTFSMKETSYEEALAKQRSKQGKIQPSRSDKKKKDKASEKKTKTKKKDEKPNGKIPEPEEETEAPETDPIPETVAVPVVAAAPAPVPEAPAQAPEEVQPKAPAPAEPLPKDKKKKKGGKVEPVPIQAAAAPEPAKPAPIQAKSAPAQTKSAPPQAKSAPAEAKSTTTAAPAAAAAAKSTSAPPKSAPAKSSPASAPPKPAAVPNKSAPTQSAKAAKAAPTLEASTKAVPVMAVPPVAPAKAQEPKKKAPKKKPEPGKSDLADAPLYLPYKALVSTVRSMVFSEAEAHRLIEILTEKAGIIQDAWHTASQKGDPVAMLKKQLDEKEKQLAAEQDDAVAAKSRLREMTKELSTEKSKVASVETRLSSQLSKREQEMIALQARMQASYQDHVAQTQKLNAKVVALQEQLDKGPSAQLTRLQQENSILRDALNQATSQAESKQNAELAKLRQDCMKLTKELGEKAELLQADQQAKRGLEGKVSATENQLAALQVSHAEHEQALQRKLEEVCEELRATQGSMQKATQESSGQSELQERLAGLEAELEQRSGHVSGLTAQLEQTAAEKSQLEQRVASITALLEASEGKGAEGAAPQVEAAEVEQLKLSLQERDGELGSLHEELKQLKMKEAAQEESCAEAEQQKSEDSSRVATLEGELKALNEEREQLKNTPRPDNSAELTQLQSSLGERDVQLASLQGELQHEKDKSTAANNDLAAQLNSLQAETKATLQTIFPQIALETEEDNWSQVYIQKAQEALAHVEQSQETQETQSSTELPHLLEKLKEAEESQSSLQAECEQYRTVLAETEGMLKDLQNSVEEEELVWKAKMAESDEQFRIAQEKTQSLEAAVESSKAETESVEKLKGQMMLLEAQLEKQAESTLYAQEITELRLQLTASQSQLDSAQKEAHAHREELAQVQSELSVKTEKLHGEESSHHQLSEDFEQAQVTVAELQAQLDLLKADADQQQTETEDVAQLKERLEKEKKLSKDLGQAATKLQSLLKVTQEQLTKEQDAVRTLQEHLDGKGQYGELKEGTSV; encoded by the exons ATGGATATCTACGAACCGCAAACCCTGGGCATCCTTGTGTTTGGTGGATTCATGGTGATCTCGGCCATAGGCATAGTACTGGTCTCCACCTTCTCCATGAAGGAGACCTCCTATGAGGAGGCATTGGCCAAGCAGCGGAGTAAACAGGGCAAGATTCAGCCCTCTCGCAgcgacaagaagaagaaggacaagGCCTCCGAGAAGAAAACCAAGACGAAGAAAAAGGACGAAAAACCCAACGGGAAGATCCCAGAGCCAGAGGAGGAAACGGAGGCCCCCGAGACCGACCCGATCCCAGAGACGGTCGCCGTCCCCGTTGTGGCTGCCGCTCCTGCCCCCGTACCGGAAGCCCCCGCCCAGGCCCCTGAAGAAGTCCAGCCCAAGGCCCCCGCCCCGGCCGAGCCCTTGCCTaaggacaagaagaagaaaaagggaGGCAAAGTGGAGCCCGTCCCCATCCAGGCGGCTGCTGCCCCCGAACCCGCCAAGCCCGCCCCCATCCAGGCCAAGTCTGCCCCGGCCCAGACCAAATCTGCTCCCCCGCAGGCCAAGTCCGCCCCAGCGGAGGCCAAATCTACTACtaccgccgcccccgccgccgccgccgcagcaaaGTCCACCTCCGCTCCGCCCAAGTCCGCCCCGGCCAAATCGTCCCCGGCTTCCGCTCCACCAAAGCCAGCGGCTGTCCCTAACAAGTCTGCCCCGACCCAATCCGCCAAGGCTGCCAAGGCCGCCCCCACCCTGGAGGCATCGACCAAGGCGGTCCCGGTGATGGCAGTGCCCCCTGTGGCCCCGGCCAAAGCCCAGGAGCCCAAGAAGAAGGCCCCCAAGAAGAAGCCTGAGCCTGGTAAGTCG GACCTCGCCGACGCCCCGCTCTACCTGCCCTACAAGGCCCTGGTGTCCACGGTGCGCAGCATGGTGTTCAGCGAGGCCGAGGCCCATCGCCTCATCGAGATCCTGACTGAGAAGGCCGGCATCATCCAGGACGCTTGGCACACG gcCTCCCAGAAGGGAGATCCAGTGGCCATGCTGAAGAAGCAGCTCGACGAGAAGGAGAAACAGCTGGCAGCCGAGCAAGACGACGCGGTCGCAGCCAAGAGCCGACTGAGAGAGATGACAAAG GAGCTGTCGACGGAGAAGTCCAAGGTGGCCAGTGTGGAGACCCGACTGAGCTCCCAGCTCAGCAAGCGGGAGCAGGAGATGATCGCCCTGCAGGCGCGCATGCAGGCCAGCTACCAGGACCACGTGGCGCAGACCCAGAAGCTCAACGCCAAG GTGGTAGCTCTTCAGGAGCAGCTGGACAAGGGCCCCAGTGCCCAGCTCACCCGCCTGCAGCAGGAGAACTCAATCCTCCGGGACGCCCTGAACCAGGCCACCAGCCAGGCCGAGAGCAA gcAGAACGCCGAGTTGGCCAAGCTGCGTCAGGACTGTATGAAGCTGACCAAGGAGCTGGGGGAGAAGGCGGAGCTGCTGCAGGCCGACCAGCAGGCCAAGAGGGGCCTCGAGGGCAAGGTGTCCGCCACCGAGAACCAGCTGGCGGCGCTGCAG GTCAGCCATGCCGAGCATGAGCAGGCCCTGCAGAGGAagctggaggaggtgtgtgaggagctGAGGGCCACGCAGGGCAGCATGCAGAAGGCCACTCAGGAGAGCAGCGGCCAATCAG AGCTCCAGGAGCGCCTGGCCggcctggaggcggagctggagCAGCGGTCCGGTCACGTGAGCGGCCTGACCGCCCAGCTGGAGCAGACGGCGGCGGAGAAGAGCCAGCTGGAGCAGCGGGTGGCCTCCATCACGGCCCTCCTGGAGGCCAGCGAGGGGAAGGGGGCAGAGGGAGCCGCACCACAG GTGGAGGCCGCAGAGGTAGAACAGCTGAAGCTCAG TCTGCAGGAGCGTGACGGCGAGCTGGGCTCTCTCCACGAGGAACTGAAGCAGCTTAAAATGAAGGAGGCTGCT CAGGAGGAGTCGTGTGCAGAGGCAGAGCAGCAGAAGAG CGAAGACAGCAGCCGTGTAGCAACACTCGAAGGTGAACTTAAAGCCCTCAATGAAGAACGGGAGCAGTTGAAGAACACACCT CGACCTGATAATTCAGCAGAGCTGACACAACTACAGTCGAG TCTCGGTGAGAGAGATGTCCAGCTTGCATCACTACAAGGAGAGCTGCAGCACGAGAAGGACAAATCTACGGCCGCCAACAAT GATTTGGCCGCACAGCTGAACTCGCTTCAAGCTGAAACCAAAGCCACCCTCCAGACCATCTTCCCACAGATTGCGTTGGAgacagaggag gATAACTGGTCCCAGGTTTACATACAGAAGGCCCAGGAGGCGCTCGCTCACGTTGAACAGAGCCAGGAGACCCAGGAGACTCAGTCGAGTACAGAGCTGCCA catTTGCTGGAGAAGCTGAAGGAGGCAGAGGAAAGCCAGAGCTCACTGCAGGCCGAGTGCGAGCAGTACCGTACCGTCCTGGCGGAGACG GAAGGAATGCTGAAAGACCTGCAGAacagcgtggaggaggaggagctggtgtggAAGGCCAAGATGGCGGAGTCGGACGAGCAGTTCAGGATA GCTCAGGAGAAGACACAAAGTCTGGAGGCTGCCGTTGAAAGCTCAAAGGCAGAGACCGAATCAGTAGAGAAG CTAAAAGGGCAAATGATGCTCCTGGAAGCCCAGCTGGAGAAGCAGGCAGAGTCTACCCTGTACGCCCAAGAGATCACAGAG ctgagACTACAGCTGACAGCCAGTCAGAGCCAGCTGGACTCCGCCCAGAAGGAAGCCCATGCACACCGGGAGGAACTCGCACAG GTCCAGAGCGAGTTGAGTGTGAAAACCGAGAAGCTCCACGGGGAGGAGAGCTCGCATCACCAGCTTTCGGAGGACTTCGAGCAG GCTCAGGTGACCGTGGCCGAGCTCCAGGCGCAGCTGGACCTCCTGAAAGCCGACGCAGACCAACAGCAGACAGAGACTGAGGACGTGGCTCAGCTCAAG GAGCgcctggagaaggagaagaagctgTCCAAGGACCTGGGCCAGGCGGCCACCAAGCTCCAGTCCCTCCTCAAGGTGACCCAGGAGCAGCTGACCAAAGAGCAGGACGCCGTGAGGACTCTGCAGGAGCACCTGGACGGCAAG ggcCAATATGGGGAACTGAAGGAAGGGACATCCGTCTGA
- the rrbp1a gene encoding ribosome-binding protein 1a isoform X4, which produces MDIYEPQTLGILVFGGFMVISAIGIVLVSTFSMKETSYEEALAKQRSKQGKIQPSRSDKKKKDKASEKKTKTKKKDEKPNGKIPEPEEETEAPETDPIPETVAVPVVAAAPAPVPEAPAQAPEEVQPKAPAPAEPLPKDKKKKKGGKVEPVPIQAAAAPEPAKPAPIQAKSAPAQTKSAPPQAKSAPAEAKSTTTAAPAAAAAAKSTSAPPKSAPAKSSPASAPPKPAAVPNKSAPTQSAKAAKAAPTLEASTKAVPVMAVPPVAPAKAQEPKKKAPKKKPEPGKSDLADAPLYLPYKALVSTVRSMVFSEAEAHRLIEILTEKAGIIQDAWHTASQKGDPVAMLKKQLDEKEKQLAAEQDDAVAAKSRLREMTKELSTEKSKVASVETRLSSQLSKREQEMIALQARMQASYQDHVAQTQKLNAKVVALQEQLDKGPSAQLTRLQQENSILRDALNQATSQAESKQNAELAKLRQDCMKLTKELGEKAELLQADQQAKRGLEGKVSATENQLAALQVSHAEHEQALQRKLEEVCEELRATQGSMQKATQESSGQSELQERLAGLEAELEQRSGHVSGLTAQLEQTAAEKSQLEQRVASITALLEASEGKGAEGAAPQVEAAEVEQLKLSLQERDGELGSLHEELKQLKMKEAAEESCAEAEQQKSEDSSRVATLEGELKALNEEREQLKNTPRPDNSAELTQLQSSLGERDVQLASLQGELQHEKDKSTAANNDLAAQLNSLQAETKATLQTIFPQIALETEEDNWSQVYIQKAQEALAHVEQSQETQETQSSTELPHLLEKLKEAEESQSSLQAECEQYRTVLAETEGMLKDLQNSVEEEELVWKAKMAESDEQFRIAQEKTQSLEAAVESSKAETESVEKLKGQMMLLEAQLEKQAESTLYAQEITELRLQLTASQSQLDSAQKEAHAHREELAQVREQLSNSATQPEHNGPSEAAPSQVQSELSVKTEKLHGEESSHHQLSEDFEQAQVTVAELQAQLDLLKADADQQQTETEDVAQLKERLEKEKKLSKDLGQAATKLQSLLKVTQEQLTKEQDAVRTLQEHLDGKGQYGELKEGTSV; this is translated from the exons ATGGATATCTACGAACCGCAAACCCTGGGCATCCTTGTGTTTGGTGGATTCATGGTGATCTCGGCCATAGGCATAGTACTGGTCTCCACCTTCTCCATGAAGGAGACCTCCTATGAGGAGGCATTGGCCAAGCAGCGGAGTAAACAGGGCAAGATTCAGCCCTCTCGCAgcgacaagaagaagaaggacaagGCCTCCGAGAAGAAAACCAAGACGAAGAAAAAGGACGAAAAACCCAACGGGAAGATCCCAGAGCCAGAGGAGGAAACGGAGGCCCCCGAGACCGACCCGATCCCAGAGACGGTCGCCGTCCCCGTTGTGGCTGCCGCTCCTGCCCCCGTACCGGAAGCCCCCGCCCAGGCCCCTGAAGAAGTCCAGCCCAAGGCCCCCGCCCCGGCCGAGCCCTTGCCTaaggacaagaagaagaaaaagggaGGCAAAGTGGAGCCCGTCCCCATCCAGGCGGCTGCTGCCCCCGAACCCGCCAAGCCCGCCCCCATCCAGGCCAAGTCTGCCCCGGCCCAGACCAAATCTGCTCCCCCGCAGGCCAAGTCCGCCCCAGCGGAGGCCAAATCTACTACtaccgccgcccccgccgccgccgccgcagcaaaGTCCACCTCCGCTCCGCCCAAGTCCGCCCCGGCCAAATCGTCCCCGGCTTCCGCTCCACCAAAGCCAGCGGCTGTCCCTAACAAGTCTGCCCCGACCCAATCCGCCAAGGCTGCCAAGGCCGCCCCCACCCTGGAGGCATCGACCAAGGCGGTCCCGGTGATGGCAGTGCCCCCTGTGGCCCCGGCCAAAGCCCAGGAGCCCAAGAAGAAGGCCCCCAAGAAGAAGCCTGAGCCTGGTAAGTCG GACCTCGCCGACGCCCCGCTCTACCTGCCCTACAAGGCCCTGGTGTCCACGGTGCGCAGCATGGTGTTCAGCGAGGCCGAGGCCCATCGCCTCATCGAGATCCTGACTGAGAAGGCCGGCATCATCCAGGACGCTTGGCACACG gcCTCCCAGAAGGGAGATCCAGTGGCCATGCTGAAGAAGCAGCTCGACGAGAAGGAGAAACAGCTGGCAGCCGAGCAAGACGACGCGGTCGCAGCCAAGAGCCGACTGAGAGAGATGACAAAG GAGCTGTCGACGGAGAAGTCCAAGGTGGCCAGTGTGGAGACCCGACTGAGCTCCCAGCTCAGCAAGCGGGAGCAGGAGATGATCGCCCTGCAGGCGCGCATGCAGGCCAGCTACCAGGACCACGTGGCGCAGACCCAGAAGCTCAACGCCAAG GTGGTAGCTCTTCAGGAGCAGCTGGACAAGGGCCCCAGTGCCCAGCTCACCCGCCTGCAGCAGGAGAACTCAATCCTCCGGGACGCCCTGAACCAGGCCACCAGCCAGGCCGAGAGCAA gcAGAACGCCGAGTTGGCCAAGCTGCGTCAGGACTGTATGAAGCTGACCAAGGAGCTGGGGGAGAAGGCGGAGCTGCTGCAGGCCGACCAGCAGGCCAAGAGGGGCCTCGAGGGCAAGGTGTCCGCCACCGAGAACCAGCTGGCGGCGCTGCAG GTCAGCCATGCCGAGCATGAGCAGGCCCTGCAGAGGAagctggaggaggtgtgtgaggagctGAGGGCCACGCAGGGCAGCATGCAGAAGGCCACTCAGGAGAGCAGCGGCCAATCAG AGCTCCAGGAGCGCCTGGCCggcctggaggcggagctggagCAGCGGTCCGGTCACGTGAGCGGCCTGACCGCCCAGCTGGAGCAGACGGCGGCGGAGAAGAGCCAGCTGGAGCAGCGGGTGGCCTCCATCACGGCCCTCCTGGAGGCCAGCGAGGGGAAGGGGGCAGAGGGAGCCGCACCACAG GTGGAGGCCGCAGAGGTAGAACAGCTGAAGCTCAG TCTGCAGGAGCGTGACGGCGAGCTGGGCTCTCTCCACGAGGAACTGAAGCAGCTTAAAATGAAGGAGGCTGCT GAGGAGTCGTGTGCAGAGGCAGAGCAGCAGAAGAG CGAAGACAGCAGCCGTGTAGCAACACTCGAAGGTGAACTTAAAGCCCTCAATGAAGAACGGGAGCAGTTGAAGAACACACCT CGACCTGATAATTCAGCAGAGCTGACACAACTACAGTCGAG TCTCGGTGAGAGAGATGTCCAGCTTGCATCACTACAAGGAGAGCTGCAGCACGAGAAGGACAAATCTACGGCCGCCAACAAT GATTTGGCCGCACAGCTGAACTCGCTTCAAGCTGAAACCAAAGCCACCCTCCAGACCATCTTCCCACAGATTGCGTTGGAgacagaggag gATAACTGGTCCCAGGTTTACATACAGAAGGCCCAGGAGGCGCTCGCTCACGTTGAACAGAGCCAGGAGACCCAGGAGACTCAGTCGAGTACAGAGCTGCCA catTTGCTGGAGAAGCTGAAGGAGGCAGAGGAAAGCCAGAGCTCACTGCAGGCCGAGTGCGAGCAGTACCGTACCGTCCTGGCGGAGACG GAAGGAATGCTGAAAGACCTGCAGAacagcgtggaggaggaggagctggtgtggAAGGCCAAGATGGCGGAGTCGGACGAGCAGTTCAGGATA GCTCAGGAGAAGACACAAAGTCTGGAGGCTGCCGTTGAAAGCTCAAAGGCAGAGACCGAATCAGTAGAGAAG CTAAAAGGGCAAATGATGCTCCTGGAAGCCCAGCTGGAGAAGCAGGCAGAGTCTACCCTGTACGCCCAAGAGATCACAGAG ctgagACTACAGCTGACAGCCAGTCAGAGCCAGCTGGACTCCGCCCAGAAGGAAGCCCATGCACACCGGGAGGAACTCGCACAG gtCAGAGAGCAGCTGAGCAACTCCGCCACGCAACCCGAACACAACGGGCCTTCTGAGGCCGCGCCCAGTCAG GTCCAGAGCGAGTTGAGTGTGAAAACCGAGAAGCTCCACGGGGAGGAGAGCTCGCATCACCAGCTTTCGGAGGACTTCGAGCAG GCTCAGGTGACCGTGGCCGAGCTCCAGGCGCAGCTGGACCTCCTGAAAGCCGACGCAGACCAACAGCAGACAGAGACTGAGGACGTGGCTCAGCTCAAG GAGCgcctggagaaggagaagaagctgTCCAAGGACCTGGGCCAGGCGGCCACCAAGCTCCAGTCCCTCCTCAAGGTGACCCAGGAGCAGCTGACCAAAGAGCAGGACGCCGTGAGGACTCTGCAGGAGCACCTGGACGGCAAG ggcCAATATGGGGAACTGAAGGAAGGGACATCCGTCTGA